In one Bactrocera tryoni isolate S06 chromosome 5, CSIRO_BtryS06_freeze2, whole genome shotgun sequence genomic region, the following are encoded:
- the LOC120776745 gene encoding zinc finger protein 236 isoform X3, which produces MNFSPFGNTFPGTTTIPGLPQFTTTAAPQVSTVTSAAAVATVTSQGATQQEETASTSARYQTQQQQPQQQQQQSSANVSMTHFNQPALPIAAGTTVTAIHTKFRTSGDELQGDKYNGHLVTIETAGTSGAQQQPQYAAIAYPQNTITASSSTTAAAAGVSVTNATQQHQLHVQQQQVSGPQELTQDLCNAILQQQGVDTKLVLQNTSWQSLTPGTTVADYLSHLPANTLPLSLHHFLKYSAETIKKENQGVVQTGAPIGINTIGGTTTITIPQQQTEAQIQQQQQHQGATTVHLQADASTSDAAAMAPTSAISATNTSKKKKRKKRPKDRKPKLRPGEIRLTTALDGSPLYLCPECQVAYPEPDLLEIHLVGHNLERRYICDICQAALKRKDHLTRHKQSHNPERPYICTVCLKAFKRKEQLSLHFVIHSGEKRHLCHECGKGFYRKDHLRKHTRSHIARRVKAELSMQNESEHGTSMLQPITVATITEVQPQSSSSAQQQHSSNQQQQQQQQQQQQLQQQMHTQQMQHVVVTQQQQQQMLN; this is translated from the exons ATGAACTTTTCACCATTTGGTAATACTTTCCCCGGTACAACCACTATTCCTGGGTTGCCGCAGTTCACGACAACTGCAGCACCACAAGTTTCGACTGTAACCTCAGCGGCAGCGGTCGCCACTGTAACGTCGCAAGGAGCAACCCAGCAGGAGGAAACTGCCTCCACCAGCGCCCGCTACCAaacacagcagcagcagccacaacagcaacagcaacaatcgtCTGCCAACGTAAGTATGACACACTTTAACCAACCAGCACTACCGATCGCTGCTGGAACAACCGTCACCGCCATACATACAAAGTTCCGCACATCGGGCGATGAGCTGCAAGGGGATAAATACAACGGACATTTGGTGACTATAGAAACAGCAGGCACCAGCGGCGCACAGCAACAGCCACAATATG CAGCTATTGCGTATCCACAAAATACGATTACCGCTTCGTCGTCAACGACAGCGGCAGCGGCAGGTGTATCAGTCACAAATGCTACGCAGCAACATCAGCTGCAtgttcaacaacaacaagtgtcTGGACCACAAGAGTTAACACAGGACTTGTGCAACGccattttacaacaacaaggtGTGGATACAAAGCTTG TTCTACAAAATACCTCATGGCAATCGCTAACACCAGGTACCACAGTAGCTGATTACCTCTCCCATCTTCCAGCAAACACACTACCATTGTCGCTACATCATTTCCTCAAGTATTCAGCCGAAACGATAAAGAAAGAAAATCAGGGTGTA GTACAAACGGGAGCACCTATTGGCATCAATACCATTGGCGGTACAACAACCATTACAATACCTCAACAACAAACGGAGGCGcaaatacagcaacaacaacagcaccaagGAGCAACAACAGTACACCTACAAGCAGATGCGTCGACTAGCGACGCTGCTGCAATGGCCCCAACCTCAGCTATTAGTGCAACTAATACatcgaaaaagaagaaacgaaaaaaacgTCCTAAGGATCGGAAGCCAAAATTGAGACCTGGCGAAATTCGGCTTACAACAGCTCTGGATGGAAGCCCTTTATATTTGTGCCCCGAATGCCAGGTTGCATATCCCGAGCCGGACTTGCTCGAAATACATTTGGTAGGACACAATCTTGAGAGACGCTATATCTGCGATATTTGTCAGGCGGCCTTGAAGCGCAAAGATCATCTGACGCGTCATAAACAGTCTCATAATCCAGAAAGACCTTATATATGCACAGTCTGTTTAAAGGCATTTAAACGGAAAGAACAATTGAGTTTGCACTTTGTGATACATTCGGGAGAAAAACGTCACTTATGTCACGAATGTGGTAAAGGTTTCTACCGCAAAGATCATCTGAGAAAACACACACGTTCGCATATTGCACGCCGTGTAAAAGCTGAGCTTAGCATGCAGAATGAAAGCGAACATGGAACGAGTATGCTACAACCAATCACTGTGGCAACAATTACTGAGGTACAACCCCAGTCCTCAAGTTCGGCACAACAACAGCATTCAAgtaatcagcaacaacaacaacaacaacagcagcaacaacagctcCAGCAACAGATGCATacacaacaaatgcaacatGTTGTggtaacacaacaacaacagcaacaaatgctTAATTAG
- the LOC120776745 gene encoding zinc finger E-box-binding homeobox 1 isoform X6, whose translation MNFSPFGNTFPGTTTIPGLPQFTTTAAPQVSTVTSAAAVATVTSQGATQQEETASTSARYQTQQQQPQQQQQQSSANVSMTHFNQPALPIAAGTTVTAIHTKFRTSGDELQGDKYNGHLVTIETAGTSGAQQQPQYAAIAYPQNTITASSSTTAAAAGVSVTNATQQHQLHVQQQQVSGPQELTQDLCNAILQQQVLQNTSWQSLTPGTTVADYLSHLPANTLPLSLHHFLKYSAETIKKENQGVVQTGAPIGINTIGGTTTITIPQQQTEAQIQQQQQHQGATTVHLQADASTSDAAAMAPTSAISATNTSKKKKRKKRPKDRKPKLRPGEIRLTTALDGSPLYLCPECQVAYPEPDLLEIHLVGHNLERRYICDICQAALKRKDHLTRHKQSHNPERPYICTVCLKAFKRKEQLSLHFVIHSGEKRHLCHECGKGFYRKDHLRKHTRSHIARRVKAELSMQNESEHGTSMLQPITVATITEVQPQSSSSAQQQHSSNQQQQQQQQQQQQLQQQMHTQQMQHVVVTQQQQQQMLN comes from the exons ATGAACTTTTCACCATTTGGTAATACTTTCCCCGGTACAACCACTATTCCTGGGTTGCCGCAGTTCACGACAACTGCAGCACCACAAGTTTCGACTGTAACCTCAGCGGCAGCGGTCGCCACTGTAACGTCGCAAGGAGCAACCCAGCAGGAGGAAACTGCCTCCACCAGCGCCCGCTACCAaacacagcagcagcagccacaacagcaacagcaacaatcgtCTGCCAACGTAAGTATGACACACTTTAACCAACCAGCACTACCGATCGCTGCTGGAACAACCGTCACCGCCATACATACAAAGTTCCGCACATCGGGCGATGAGCTGCAAGGGGATAAATACAACGGACATTTGGTGACTATAGAAACAGCAGGCACCAGCGGCGCACAGCAACAGCCACAATATG CAGCTATTGCGTATCCACAAAATACGATTACCGCTTCGTCGTCAACGACAGCGGCAGCGGCAGGTGTATCAGTCACAAATGCTACGCAGCAACATCAGCTGCAtgttcaacaacaacaagtgtcTGGACCACAAGAGTTAACACAGGACTTGTGCAACGccattttacaacaacaag TTCTACAAAATACCTCATGGCAATCGCTAACACCAGGTACCACAGTAGCTGATTACCTCTCCCATCTTCCAGCAAACACACTACCATTGTCGCTACATCATTTCCTCAAGTATTCAGCCGAAACGATAAAGAAAGAAAATCAGGGTGTA GTACAAACGGGAGCACCTATTGGCATCAATACCATTGGCGGTACAACAACCATTACAATACCTCAACAACAAACGGAGGCGcaaatacagcaacaacaacagcaccaagGAGCAACAACAGTACACCTACAAGCAGATGCGTCGACTAGCGACGCTGCTGCAATGGCCCCAACCTCAGCTATTAGTGCAACTAATACatcgaaaaagaagaaacgaaaaaaacgTCCTAAGGATCGGAAGCCAAAATTGAGACCTGGCGAAATTCGGCTTACAACAGCTCTGGATGGAAGCCCTTTATATTTGTGCCCCGAATGCCAGGTTGCATATCCCGAGCCGGACTTGCTCGAAATACATTTGGTAGGACACAATCTTGAGAGACGCTATATCTGCGATATTTGTCAGGCGGCCTTGAAGCGCAAAGATCATCTGACGCGTCATAAACAGTCTCATAATCCAGAAAGACCTTATATATGCACAGTCTGTTTAAAGGCATTTAAACGGAAAGAACAATTGAGTTTGCACTTTGTGATACATTCGGGAGAAAAACGTCACTTATGTCACGAATGTGGTAAAGGTTTCTACCGCAAAGATCATCTGAGAAAACACACACGTTCGCATATTGCACGCCGTGTAAAAGCTGAGCTTAGCATGCAGAATGAAAGCGAACATGGAACGAGTATGCTACAACCAATCACTGTGGCAACAATTACTGAGGTACAACCCCAGTCCTCAAGTTCGGCACAACAACAGCATTCAAgtaatcagcaacaacaacaacaacaacagcagcaacaacagctcCAGCAACAGATGCATacacaacaaatgcaacatGTTGTggtaacacaacaacaacagcaacaaatgctTAATTAG
- the LOC120776745 gene encoding zinc finger and BTB domain-containing protein 49 isoform X1: MNFSPFGNTFPGTTTIPGLPQFTTTAAPQVSTVTSAAAVATVTSQGATQQEETASTSARYQTQQQQPQQQQQQSSANVSMTHFNQPALPIAAGTTVTAIHTKFRTSGDELQGDKYNGHLVTIETAGTSGAQQQPQYGNIRTYTTQQADDKHLITAAIAYPQNTITASSSTTAAAAGVSVTNATQQHQLHVQQQQVSGPQELTQDLCNAILQQQGVDTKLVLQNTSWQSLTPGTTVADYLSHLPANTLPLSLHHFLKYSAETIKKENQGVVQTGAPIGINTIGGTTTITIPQQQTEAQIQQQQQHQGATTVHLQADASTSDAAAMAPTSAISATNTSKKKKRKKRPKDRKPKLRPGEIRLTTALDGSPLYLCPECQVAYPEPDLLEIHLVGHNLERRYICDICQAALKRKDHLTRHKQSHNPERPYICTVCLKAFKRKEQLSLHFVIHSGEKRHLCHECGKGFYRKDHLRKHTRSHIARRVKAELSMQNESEHGTSMLQPITVATITEVQPQSSSSAQQQHSSNQQQQQQQQQQQQLQQQMHTQQMQHVVVTQQQQQQMLN, translated from the exons ATGAACTTTTCACCATTTGGTAATACTTTCCCCGGTACAACCACTATTCCTGGGTTGCCGCAGTTCACGACAACTGCAGCACCACAAGTTTCGACTGTAACCTCAGCGGCAGCGGTCGCCACTGTAACGTCGCAAGGAGCAACCCAGCAGGAGGAAACTGCCTCCACCAGCGCCCGCTACCAaacacagcagcagcagccacaacagcaacagcaacaatcgtCTGCCAACGTAAGTATGACACACTTTAACCAACCAGCACTACCGATCGCTGCTGGAACAACCGTCACCGCCATACATACAAAGTTCCGCACATCGGGCGATGAGCTGCAAGGGGATAAATACAACGGACATTTGGTGACTATAGAAACAGCAGGCACCAGCGGCGCACAGCAACAGCCACAATATGGTAACATACGAACGTACACTACCCAACAGGCGGATGATAAACATTTGATTACAGCAGCTATTGCGTATCCACAAAATACGATTACCGCTTCGTCGTCAACGACAGCGGCAGCGGCAGGTGTATCAGTCACAAATGCTACGCAGCAACATCAGCTGCAtgttcaacaacaacaagtgtcTGGACCACAAGAGTTAACACAGGACTTGTGCAACGccattttacaacaacaaggtGTGGATACAAAGCTTG TTCTACAAAATACCTCATGGCAATCGCTAACACCAGGTACCACAGTAGCTGATTACCTCTCCCATCTTCCAGCAAACACACTACCATTGTCGCTACATCATTTCCTCAAGTATTCAGCCGAAACGATAAAGAAAGAAAATCAGGGTGTA GTACAAACGGGAGCACCTATTGGCATCAATACCATTGGCGGTACAACAACCATTACAATACCTCAACAACAAACGGAGGCGcaaatacagcaacaacaacagcaccaagGAGCAACAACAGTACACCTACAAGCAGATGCGTCGACTAGCGACGCTGCTGCAATGGCCCCAACCTCAGCTATTAGTGCAACTAATACatcgaaaaagaagaaacgaaaaaaacgTCCTAAGGATCGGAAGCCAAAATTGAGACCTGGCGAAATTCGGCTTACAACAGCTCTGGATGGAAGCCCTTTATATTTGTGCCCCGAATGCCAGGTTGCATATCCCGAGCCGGACTTGCTCGAAATACATTTGGTAGGACACAATCTTGAGAGACGCTATATCTGCGATATTTGTCAGGCGGCCTTGAAGCGCAAAGATCATCTGACGCGTCATAAACAGTCTCATAATCCAGAAAGACCTTATATATGCACAGTCTGTTTAAAGGCATTTAAACGGAAAGAACAATTGAGTTTGCACTTTGTGATACATTCGGGAGAAAAACGTCACTTATGTCACGAATGTGGTAAAGGTTTCTACCGCAAAGATCATCTGAGAAAACACACACGTTCGCATATTGCACGCCGTGTAAAAGCTGAGCTTAGCATGCAGAATGAAAGCGAACATGGAACGAGTATGCTACAACCAATCACTGTGGCAACAATTACTGAGGTACAACCCCAGTCCTCAAGTTCGGCACAACAACAGCATTCAAgtaatcagcaacaacaacaacaacaacagcagcaacaacagctcCAGCAACAGATGCATacacaacaaatgcaacatGTTGTggtaacacaacaacaacagcaacaaatgctTAATTAG
- the LOC120776745 gene encoding zinc finger and BTB domain-containing protein 49 isoform X2: MNFSPFGNTFPGTTTIPGLPQFTTTAAPQVSTVTSAAAVATVTSQGATQQEETASTSARYQTQQQQPQQQQQQSSANVSMTHFNQPALPIAAGTTVTAIHTKFRTSGDELQGDKYNGHLVTIETAGTSGAQQQPQYGNIRTYTTQQADDKHLITAAIAYPQNTITASSSTTAAAAGVSVTNATQQHQLHVQQQQVSGPQELTQDLCNAILQQQVLQNTSWQSLTPGTTVADYLSHLPANTLPLSLHHFLKYSAETIKKENQGVVQTGAPIGINTIGGTTTITIPQQQTEAQIQQQQQHQGATTVHLQADASTSDAAAMAPTSAISATNTSKKKKRKKRPKDRKPKLRPGEIRLTTALDGSPLYLCPECQVAYPEPDLLEIHLVGHNLERRYICDICQAALKRKDHLTRHKQSHNPERPYICTVCLKAFKRKEQLSLHFVIHSGEKRHLCHECGKGFYRKDHLRKHTRSHIARRVKAELSMQNESEHGTSMLQPITVATITEVQPQSSSSAQQQHSSNQQQQQQQQQQQQLQQQMHTQQMQHVVVTQQQQQQMLN; encoded by the exons ATGAACTTTTCACCATTTGGTAATACTTTCCCCGGTACAACCACTATTCCTGGGTTGCCGCAGTTCACGACAACTGCAGCACCACAAGTTTCGACTGTAACCTCAGCGGCAGCGGTCGCCACTGTAACGTCGCAAGGAGCAACCCAGCAGGAGGAAACTGCCTCCACCAGCGCCCGCTACCAaacacagcagcagcagccacaacagcaacagcaacaatcgtCTGCCAACGTAAGTATGACACACTTTAACCAACCAGCACTACCGATCGCTGCTGGAACAACCGTCACCGCCATACATACAAAGTTCCGCACATCGGGCGATGAGCTGCAAGGGGATAAATACAACGGACATTTGGTGACTATAGAAACAGCAGGCACCAGCGGCGCACAGCAACAGCCACAATATGGTAACATACGAACGTACACTACCCAACAGGCGGATGATAAACATTTGATTACAGCAGCTATTGCGTATCCACAAAATACGATTACCGCTTCGTCGTCAACGACAGCGGCAGCGGCAGGTGTATCAGTCACAAATGCTACGCAGCAACATCAGCTGCAtgttcaacaacaacaagtgtcTGGACCACAAGAGTTAACACAGGACTTGTGCAACGccattttacaacaacaag TTCTACAAAATACCTCATGGCAATCGCTAACACCAGGTACCACAGTAGCTGATTACCTCTCCCATCTTCCAGCAAACACACTACCATTGTCGCTACATCATTTCCTCAAGTATTCAGCCGAAACGATAAAGAAAGAAAATCAGGGTGTA GTACAAACGGGAGCACCTATTGGCATCAATACCATTGGCGGTACAACAACCATTACAATACCTCAACAACAAACGGAGGCGcaaatacagcaacaacaacagcaccaagGAGCAACAACAGTACACCTACAAGCAGATGCGTCGACTAGCGACGCTGCTGCAATGGCCCCAACCTCAGCTATTAGTGCAACTAATACatcgaaaaagaagaaacgaaaaaaacgTCCTAAGGATCGGAAGCCAAAATTGAGACCTGGCGAAATTCGGCTTACAACAGCTCTGGATGGAAGCCCTTTATATTTGTGCCCCGAATGCCAGGTTGCATATCCCGAGCCGGACTTGCTCGAAATACATTTGGTAGGACACAATCTTGAGAGACGCTATATCTGCGATATTTGTCAGGCGGCCTTGAAGCGCAAAGATCATCTGACGCGTCATAAACAGTCTCATAATCCAGAAAGACCTTATATATGCACAGTCTGTTTAAAGGCATTTAAACGGAAAGAACAATTGAGTTTGCACTTTGTGATACATTCGGGAGAAAAACGTCACTTATGTCACGAATGTGGTAAAGGTTTCTACCGCAAAGATCATCTGAGAAAACACACACGTTCGCATATTGCACGCCGTGTAAAAGCTGAGCTTAGCATGCAGAATGAAAGCGAACATGGAACGAGTATGCTACAACCAATCACTGTGGCAACAATTACTGAGGTACAACCCCAGTCCTCAAGTTCGGCACAACAACAGCATTCAAgtaatcagcaacaacaacaacaacaacagcagcaacaacagctcCAGCAACAGATGCATacacaacaaatgcaacatGTTGTggtaacacaacaacaacagcaacaaatgctTAATTAG
- the LOC120776745 gene encoding zinc finger protein 184 isoform X5, translating to MNFSPFGNTFPGTTTIPGLPQFTTTAAPQVSTVTSAAAVATVTSQGATQQEETASTSARYQTQQQQPQQQQQQSSANVSMTHFNQPALPIAAGTTVTAIHTKFRTSGDELQGDKYNGHLVTIETAGTSGAQQQPQYGNIRTYTTQQADDKHLITAAIAYPQNTITASSSTTAAAAGVSVTNATQQHQLHVQQQQVSGPQELTQDLCNAILQQQGVDTKLANTLPLSLHHFLKYSAETIKKENQGVVQTGAPIGINTIGGTTTITIPQQQTEAQIQQQQQHQGATTVHLQADASTSDAAAMAPTSAISATNTSKKKKRKKRPKDRKPKLRPGEIRLTTALDGSPLYLCPECQVAYPEPDLLEIHLVGHNLERRYICDICQAALKRKDHLTRHKQSHNPERPYICTVCLKAFKRKEQLSLHFVIHSGEKRHLCHECGKGFYRKDHLRKHTRSHIARRVKAELSMQNESEHGTSMLQPITVATITEVQPQSSSSAQQQHSSNQQQQQQQQQQQQLQQQMHTQQMQHVVVTQQQQQQMLN from the exons ATGAACTTTTCACCATTTGGTAATACTTTCCCCGGTACAACCACTATTCCTGGGTTGCCGCAGTTCACGACAACTGCAGCACCACAAGTTTCGACTGTAACCTCAGCGGCAGCGGTCGCCACTGTAACGTCGCAAGGAGCAACCCAGCAGGAGGAAACTGCCTCCACCAGCGCCCGCTACCAaacacagcagcagcagccacaacagcaacagcaacaatcgtCTGCCAACGTAAGTATGACACACTTTAACCAACCAGCACTACCGATCGCTGCTGGAACAACCGTCACCGCCATACATACAAAGTTCCGCACATCGGGCGATGAGCTGCAAGGGGATAAATACAACGGACATTTGGTGACTATAGAAACAGCAGGCACCAGCGGCGCACAGCAACAGCCACAATATGGTAACATACGAACGTACACTACCCAACAGGCGGATGATAAACATTTGATTACAGCAGCTATTGCGTATCCACAAAATACGATTACCGCTTCGTCGTCAACGACAGCGGCAGCGGCAGGTGTATCAGTCACAAATGCTACGCAGCAACATCAGCTGCAtgttcaacaacaacaagtgtcTGGACCACAAGAGTTAACACAGGACTTGTGCAACGccattttacaacaacaaggtGTGGATACAAAGCTTG CAAACACACTACCATTGTCGCTACATCATTTCCTCAAGTATTCAGCCGAAACGATAAAGAAAGAAAATCAGGGTGTA GTACAAACGGGAGCACCTATTGGCATCAATACCATTGGCGGTACAACAACCATTACAATACCTCAACAACAAACGGAGGCGcaaatacagcaacaacaacagcaccaagGAGCAACAACAGTACACCTACAAGCAGATGCGTCGACTAGCGACGCTGCTGCAATGGCCCCAACCTCAGCTATTAGTGCAACTAATACatcgaaaaagaagaaacgaaaaaaacgTCCTAAGGATCGGAAGCCAAAATTGAGACCTGGCGAAATTCGGCTTACAACAGCTCTGGATGGAAGCCCTTTATATTTGTGCCCCGAATGCCAGGTTGCATATCCCGAGCCGGACTTGCTCGAAATACATTTGGTAGGACACAATCTTGAGAGACGCTATATCTGCGATATTTGTCAGGCGGCCTTGAAGCGCAAAGATCATCTGACGCGTCATAAACAGTCTCATAATCCAGAAAGACCTTATATATGCACAGTCTGTTTAAAGGCATTTAAACGGAAAGAACAATTGAGTTTGCACTTTGTGATACATTCGGGAGAAAAACGTCACTTATGTCACGAATGTGGTAAAGGTTTCTACCGCAAAGATCATCTGAGAAAACACACACGTTCGCATATTGCACGCCGTGTAAAAGCTGAGCTTAGCATGCAGAATGAAAGCGAACATGGAACGAGTATGCTACAACCAATCACTGTGGCAACAATTACTGAGGTACAACCCCAGTCCTCAAGTTCGGCACAACAACAGCATTCAAgtaatcagcaacaacaacaacaacaacagcagcaacaacagctcCAGCAACAGATGCATacacaacaaatgcaacatGTTGTggtaacacaacaacaacagcaacaaatgctTAATTAG
- the LOC120776745 gene encoding zinc finger protein 236 isoform X4: MNFSPFGNTFPGTTTIPGLPQFTTTAAPQVSTVTSAAAVATVTSQGATQQEETASTSARYQTQQQQPQQQQQQSSANVSMTHFNQPALPIAAGTTVTAIHTKFRTSGDELQGDKYNGHLVTIETAGTSGAQQQPQYAIAYPQNTITASSSTTAAAAGVSVTNATQQHQLHVQQQQVSGPQELTQDLCNAILQQQGVDTKLVLQNTSWQSLTPGTTVADYLSHLPANTLPLSLHHFLKYSAETIKKENQGVVQTGAPIGINTIGGTTTITIPQQQTEAQIQQQQQHQGATTVHLQADASTSDAAAMAPTSAISATNTSKKKKRKKRPKDRKPKLRPGEIRLTTALDGSPLYLCPECQVAYPEPDLLEIHLVGHNLERRYICDICQAALKRKDHLTRHKQSHNPERPYICTVCLKAFKRKEQLSLHFVIHSGEKRHLCHECGKGFYRKDHLRKHTRSHIARRVKAELSMQNESEHGTSMLQPITVATITEVQPQSSSSAQQQHSSNQQQQQQQQQQQQLQQQMHTQQMQHVVVTQQQQQQMLN, encoded by the exons ATGAACTTTTCACCATTTGGTAATACTTTCCCCGGTACAACCACTATTCCTGGGTTGCCGCAGTTCACGACAACTGCAGCACCACAAGTTTCGACTGTAACCTCAGCGGCAGCGGTCGCCACTGTAACGTCGCAAGGAGCAACCCAGCAGGAGGAAACTGCCTCCACCAGCGCCCGCTACCAaacacagcagcagcagccacaacagcaacagcaacaatcgtCTGCCAACGTAAGTATGACACACTTTAACCAACCAGCACTACCGATCGCTGCTGGAACAACCGTCACCGCCATACATACAAAGTTCCGCACATCGGGCGATGAGCTGCAAGGGGATAAATACAACGGACATTTGGTGACTATAGAAACAGCAGGCACCAGCGGCGCACAGCAACAGCCACAATATG CTATTGCGTATCCACAAAATACGATTACCGCTTCGTCGTCAACGACAGCGGCAGCGGCAGGTGTATCAGTCACAAATGCTACGCAGCAACATCAGCTGCAtgttcaacaacaacaagtgtcTGGACCACAAGAGTTAACACAGGACTTGTGCAACGccattttacaacaacaaggtGTGGATACAAAGCTTG TTCTACAAAATACCTCATGGCAATCGCTAACACCAGGTACCACAGTAGCTGATTACCTCTCCCATCTTCCAGCAAACACACTACCATTGTCGCTACATCATTTCCTCAAGTATTCAGCCGAAACGATAAAGAAAGAAAATCAGGGTGTA GTACAAACGGGAGCACCTATTGGCATCAATACCATTGGCGGTACAACAACCATTACAATACCTCAACAACAAACGGAGGCGcaaatacagcaacaacaacagcaccaagGAGCAACAACAGTACACCTACAAGCAGATGCGTCGACTAGCGACGCTGCTGCAATGGCCCCAACCTCAGCTATTAGTGCAACTAATACatcgaaaaagaagaaacgaaaaaaacgTCCTAAGGATCGGAAGCCAAAATTGAGACCTGGCGAAATTCGGCTTACAACAGCTCTGGATGGAAGCCCTTTATATTTGTGCCCCGAATGCCAGGTTGCATATCCCGAGCCGGACTTGCTCGAAATACATTTGGTAGGACACAATCTTGAGAGACGCTATATCTGCGATATTTGTCAGGCGGCCTTGAAGCGCAAAGATCATCTGACGCGTCATAAACAGTCTCATAATCCAGAAAGACCTTATATATGCACAGTCTGTTTAAAGGCATTTAAACGGAAAGAACAATTGAGTTTGCACTTTGTGATACATTCGGGAGAAAAACGTCACTTATGTCACGAATGTGGTAAAGGTTTCTACCGCAAAGATCATCTGAGAAAACACACACGTTCGCATATTGCACGCCGTGTAAAAGCTGAGCTTAGCATGCAGAATGAAAGCGAACATGGAACGAGTATGCTACAACCAATCACTGTGGCAACAATTACTGAGGTACAACCCCAGTCCTCAAGTTCGGCACAACAACAGCATTCAAgtaatcagcaacaacaacaacaacaacagcagcaacaacagctcCAGCAACAGATGCATacacaacaaatgcaacatGTTGTggtaacacaacaacaacagcaacaaatgctTAATTAG